A genomic segment from Rubrivirga marina encodes:
- a CDS encoding universal stress protein codes for MFAPTRILAPVDFSEGSEAALRWAVDLAQRTGAELHVLHVESGSAFGGETSGDASLAGGRSLRVPDRDRSGDDLAALIDRVPTGEVLVTRARAHGRPSREVLDYAEREGADLVVMGTRGRRGLRRLLLGSVAGEVLRRARVPVLVVPETAPLGPVRLVLAPTDFSDAARQTLPIAAGLAALHGADLELVHALEPVRAVRVTIPAGAIPGLSDGARCRLRAMAGDPALTAELGSGKATGVAHEEGGVLVAARPPTKIGHHLIEGYAPEAIVGYARSRGADAVVMARRGLTGVERLLLGSVTERVCQLGPCPVLVVPPETPGA; via the coding sequence ATGTTCGCCCCGACCCGCATCCTCGCCCCCGTCGACTTCTCCGAAGGCTCCGAGGCCGCGCTCCGCTGGGCCGTCGACCTCGCCCAGCGCACCGGGGCCGAGCTCCACGTCCTCCACGTCGAGTCGGGCTCGGCCTTCGGTGGGGAGACGTCCGGCGACGCCTCCCTCGCGGGAGGGCGCTCGCTCCGAGTCCCCGATCGGGATCGGTCCGGCGACGACCTGGCGGCGTTGATCGACCGCGTGCCCACGGGCGAGGTCCTCGTGACGCGCGCGCGCGCCCACGGCCGCCCCTCGCGTGAGGTGCTCGACTACGCGGAGCGGGAGGGGGCCGACCTCGTCGTGATGGGTACGCGGGGCCGCCGCGGCCTCCGCCGGCTCCTGCTCGGCAGCGTCGCCGGGGAGGTGCTCCGTCGGGCTCGGGTGCCGGTCCTCGTCGTGCCCGAGACCGCGCCGCTGGGGCCGGTCCGCCTCGTCCTCGCCCCCACCGACTTCTCCGACGCCGCGCGCCAGACGCTCCCCATCGCCGCAGGGCTCGCCGCGCTCCACGGGGCCGACCTCGAGCTCGTCCACGCCCTCGAACCCGTCCGAGCCGTCCGGGTGACGATCCCGGCCGGTGCGATCCCCGGCCTCTCGGACGGAGCCCGATGCCGGCTCCGCGCTATGGCCGGCGACCCCGCTCTCACCGCGGAGCTGGGCAGCGGAAAGGCCACTGGGGTGGCCCACGAAGAGGGCGGCGTCCTCGTCGCGGCCCGCCCGCCCACGAAGATCGGCCACCACCTCATCGAGGGGTATGCGCCGGAGGCCATCGTCGGGTACGCCCGGTCGCGGGGCGCCGACGCGGTCGTGATGGCGCGGCGGGGCCTCACCGGCGTCGAGCGGCTCCTGCTCGGGAGCGTGACCGAACGCGTCTGCCAGCTCGGCCCCTGCCCCGTCCTCGTCGTCCCTCCGGAGACTCCCGGCGCGTAA
- a CDS encoding DUF2179 domain-containing protein, whose amino-acid sequence METLLAAPIGALLIFTLRILDVSMSIMRMILAVRGHRGVAAVIGFFEVLLWLVAVGTALEHLDSWLHIVGYAAGFAAGNYVGVWVEERFAMGTNVVRAILPQVEHADGGTAGGAAAHALRESGYAVTEMHGRGRESAVEILNVVVPRKRVSEVMGIVQAHTSKAFVTVEEVRSAHGGRVRPGGRKTPFLVGG is encoded by the coding sequence ATGGAAACCCTCCTCGCCGCCCCTATCGGGGCGCTGCTCATTTTCACGCTGCGCATCCTCGACGTCTCGATGTCGATCATGCGCATGATCCTCGCCGTCCGGGGCCACCGTGGCGTCGCGGCCGTGATCGGGTTCTTCGAGGTCCTCCTGTGGCTCGTCGCCGTTGGGACCGCGCTCGAGCACCTGGACTCGTGGCTCCACATCGTCGGCTACGCCGCGGGCTTCGCGGCCGGCAACTACGTCGGGGTGTGGGTGGAGGAGCGCTTCGCGATGGGCACCAACGTGGTCCGGGCCATCCTGCCCCAGGTGGAGCACGCCGACGGGGGCACGGCGGGGGGCGCCGCCGCGCACGCGCTGCGGGAGTCCGGGTACGCCGTCACGGAGATGCACGGGCGCGGCCGCGAGAGCGCCGTCGAGATCCTCAACGTGGTCGTGCCGCGCAAGCGCGTGAGCGAGGTGATGGGGATCGTCCAGGCTCACACGTCGAAGGCGTTCGTGACGGTGGAGGAGGTCCGCTCGGCCCACGGCGGCCGCGTGCGCCCGGGCGGCCGCAAGACCCCGTTCTTGGTCGGCGGGTAA